The DNA window CATAATAGTGATGATTGGGTGAGACCATTGAATAAGGAATTGAAACTATCATCCAATTCTGTAGAAGTGAAAAACCTCAACCGTACTATGGTAGGAGTCTATGCAGTACAAAATTTCCAGAAAAATGATCTTATAATGATTTATCCTGGGTTGATTGATTTTCAGAAAAGTTACATAGATGATcctgaaaatgaatataaagTTTGGGGTACTACAAGACGTTTCATCCTGTTTCATCCACATTGGCCgattttcattgattcaagaaacaaaaattctAAGATCAAGTATTTAAGGAAAAGTTGCCAGCCTAATGTGGAACTGAAAACTATAAAAGTCGACGATACAATCAAGTTCGTAATTGCTgctattgaagaaattaatattGGCGATGAACTAACTATAAGTTGGCAATGGGATCTAAGACATCCAATAGCACCtgtaaataatgataatcaGACGTACTTGGAATCCTTAAATCATGCAAACAAACTTTGGTTGATCCATTCTACGAATTTAGTCTCCAAGGCTTGCCCCTGTGCCTGCAAAAACGTCAATTCCTGCAAATTTGCCAttgccaaaaaattcaCAGACTCAATCATAAATAATCATGTAAGTAAATAAGTAAATAGGGTTTAATATCCATCGTTGCCATGTGATATCTATCCAACGTCTTAAATTTCGTGCTAGAAATCACTGAAGTGTGAGGCTTCCATCAAGAAGGTAACTTATTTCCAAATACCAATCGATTGTAAATAAATCTTTGTATAGACCCAGGACTAGTTTTTCCAAAGCGcgaagaaattttttactgtaaaataaaataagcGATGATTCAAGAAGCCTATCGAATTTACAACATAGATATTTACATTCAAAAACCTGCTAGAATCACTCGAAGAGGCATGGCACATAGAGCGATTGTTCAAGTCATAATCACTGGCGCCCAAGTGTTTGGCAAAGCGTTTTCTGAGGCATATAGACAAGCTGCCGCACAATCAGCTAAGCAAGGTGCCAGTCAAGTTAATAGAAGTCGTAATGGACGTTCAGCGAAAGATGAATATGGTGGTATTACGTTAGATGAGAgttgtaaaattttaaacTTGGGTTCAGGAAAGCCAGAAGAATATCTCGATTTagataaaatcaataagaAATTTGACTATCTATTTAATATTAACGAAAAAGATAAAGGTGGAAGTTTCTATTTGCAAAGTAAGATATATAGAGCTGCTGAAAGGTTGAAGTGGGAAGTTAGAGAGAATGAGAAGGCAAAATCAGAAGCATCGAaaccaccaccaccaccatcatcatcttctaatagTGATTCAACAAAATCGGAGCGATCACCTCCATGATTTGTACCTATGTAATAAAGATCATATAACCTGTTAATAGTTTCCATGTACAATTTTCAAGCATCGTACCTCATTTGACTCAAGATCGCTACAACGGACATAAAATTACAattaaagataaaaaaaaaatagtctTATCATGAAGAAGAGGCACCATAGAATCCAAACTCTCAGATAGCATTATACTATCCTCTGGCAAACATGCAACTTATTTTCCTGGGAAAACCTTCCTCATTATATAAAGTTAATCTAAGAAACCGGAAACGAAGTGAATTCTGTGCCCAGCTTGTTTGGAGCTAGTCAGAATCTACTCAGCTATGGGTTATGATattggtttcaaaaatttagtGTTTCAGTATTAACTTATTGCAATGAAAGTGAACAATACGAAGCAAGCTTCATACCATTCTCCAACTTCACAACATGAAAAACACAAATAATCGAACCTTTAGGTTTCTATAATTTGGTAATTAATATTATCTTGAGATAGTATTAACCACTACTGATGATGGTTCTtttaaaacaaaataaaaaaaaatagagtAAAGAAcataaaatatacaaattttgaaatacgAGTTTTACGTCGctttatatactttttcCAGGAACCTCATCGCCTTCCACCAGCAGAgggaaaagaaagaaaaaaaaaatctcgCTCGAGAAAACAAAACCGGGTAATGGAGTTCGCTAATTTTGTTAGGGTATTTAGTAGAAATGACAGTCAGCACTGGGAAGAGCAACTAACGATCTGCATGAATCTACCTGGACTAGTAGTAGGACATGTATGGCTTATGAGTGTATAACTGTCTCCAGGAGGTTGTATTTTGCGTGATATCTTATTCCATACCTGGGATTTCGTGGCATAGAGCATCAACTTGAAGAGCATGCTATGCGATCTTGTAAATGTCTTGCATTACATATAGTGGCAGCtgatttcttttcttcttttggtAACAGCCTCTTGATATCGTGAGAGTACACAGCTCCTTCTGCCCAAAACTTCGGAGAAACCGTATACTTGAGAATATCGAAATTGAGAGTGCCGTTTACAATTCTGGTTAAGTATTATTTACAGATTTTTAACAGCACACTGCAATCGTCGGCGTTTCACTCTTTGGTTATTTGCAAGTGGCTGTTATATATCGCTGTTAAGATAACGTAATCGAActattttctgtttctcTATTGTCCTATTTCATCTGTGGGTAATTACCGCTCCCAGTCCATGCAATTCGCTCATGAGCCACAACTTCAACTAGTGCAATCAAAAAAGTTACATAAGCCACCGTCCTTACCTTCTTCAGTCAGGAGCAACATAAAAAAACTATGCTAAAACTACGAATATTTTTAAGACCATATTCCAACCTCTCGAAATTTCGTAATACCGGAATAATAGCTCACATTGACGCAGGAAAGACTACCACCACCGAAAGAATGCTATATTACGCAGGGAAAACTAAACGGATGGGTAATGTAGATCATGGTGACACCGTTACAGATTTCTTGCCTCAAGAGAGAGCAAGAGGTATCACTATTCAGAGTGCTACTACTACATTCAATTGGGGCAAAGGTGGATGCGTCAACCTAATTGATACCCCAGGTCATGCTGATTTCAGTTTCGAAGTCATGAGATCACTTAAGGTTATCGATGGCTGCGTAACTATACTGGATGCCGTCGCTGCTGTCGAGTCACAAACTGAGAAAGTTTGGAAATTATCTAAAGgtattccaaaaatttgcTTTATTAACAAAATGGATAGGGTTGGTGCTGGTTTTAGTAGAACcgtaaaagaaattatcaCAAAATTACAAACAAGGGTGGCAATATGTAATATTCCATTGTTTTCCAATACTACACAAGATGCAGGCTTTCAAGGAGTTATAGACATtataaatgataaaataataaaatggGAGAGTGAAAATCCTGATAAGTATGCAGTACATGATATTGTACAATCAGTGGATCCAACTTTATACGAAGAAGTATTGAATTGCAGAACGTCGTTGATAGAAACGTTGggtgaaattgatgaaatcttTGTTGAGCACTTTTTAGAAGAAGCTGAAGCTGACTACATGAAAGTTTCTCCAATTGAAATAATGCAAGCTATAAGGCGTAACACAATAAAAAACACCATAGTCCCGGTATTATGTGGTGcttcattaaaaaatattggcATTCAACCTCTTTTAGACGCCATAGTCAGCTACCTACCCAACCCAACAGAGGCAAGACTCCCAGAACTTAACAATTCAGCTGTTCCAATAACATATGACGAAAAAAATGGTCTTGTGTTCGACCATAACAACAATATTTGTGTTGCGTTAGCATTCAAAGTGATAACAGATACCATTAGAGGGCTTATGGTTTTTATTAGAGTTTATTCTGGGCAATTAAGAAATGGATGTACCGTTTACAATACAACAACGCAAACCAAGTTCAAGCTTGGAAAACTAGCAATCATGAATGCAAATGTTCCTGAAGAAACCGACGTAGTGTCTGCTGGCCAGATTGGTGTCTTAACAGGGAGCACGATAGCAGAAAAAGTTGCTACTGGGGATACAATAATATCGCATAatacaaagaaagatgGGGTAAAATCATTTAACAAGAATGtactttctttgaaaatcaatCCCATTAGGATTCCTCCTCCCGTATTCAGTGCAACTGTTGAACCGAAAACGCTGGGGAATAAAGATAGTATGGATGCAGCATTAAGTAGAATAGTCCTTGAAGATCCAAGTTTACATGTTTCAAAGGACATGGAGACGGGAGAAACCGTACTTAGCGGGCTAGGTGAACTACATTTAGCGATTGCAGAGGACAAGCTAGTCAATCAGCTTGGCGCTGAAGTTAGGTTTGGTAAAACGACAGTTACATTCAAAGAGACACTAACGTATCCAAGCGACGTACAAACTATATCAAACGAACTAGggtttcaattttcaatatccaTCGTCCCCCTAGAGTTATATAGAACTAACAAACATGGGTTAGATTCAAGCCAAACAGATATTTATCTTGGTATGGACAACAACTatctatcaattttaaagaataACATTCCAATTAATGCCGAAAAATGGCTCTTCCCGTTGCCTTATGAATCTTTTGTTCATTCACTAATGGCAAGCGCCATCGCTTGCTTTCAAAGAGGTGGCAGACTGCTCAATTTCCCTCTCCATTCTTGCGTCGCTATAGTTCATGATTGGGAAATTCCGGTGGATGTTACTAAGCCAAATGAAGttttaaatctttcaagaaacttaatgaatcaaatattgacTGCTATTCCCTCAAGCAGCTATACGGTCCTAGAGCCGTTAatgaatatcaaaataatcgCTCCTACAAAGTACTTGGGTTCTCTTATCCAAGACTTAACGGGAGCAAGGAATGCTACAATTTTATCTGTACAGGAAAACCAAGATTTATCCGCCATAGAGGGAAACATAAAATACAGAAATTTCGCAGATGAACAATATTTACCTCCAGACCCAACAATGGCATCACTAAACGCATCAGACCAGATAGTTGATGTCAAGATAATAAATGCCCGTGCTCCTCTCAGAAACTTAATGGCATATAACAAGACTTTGAGAAGTATAACCCAAGGAACTGCCGAACTGTCCATTGATTATCATGATATGGAAAAAGTACCGGAAGAGCAGGttcaaatgatattatCTGGTGCTTAATATCCTCTTTATTATTCGAAAAATTGTGTATATAAAAATGCAATCTTGTAAATAGACCTTTCAATAACGCTCAATACCCAGTTTGaattgtaataattttcttcatagCAGATGTTTCTGTAActcaaatttacaaaaacaTTTGCCCTGCAATATTAAGAAACTAGCCAGTATTTGGAAATATGACATGCATAGTACATATTTAAATGTTAAGCATTCAGCAAGAGTATGCCTAGAATAATTTCCATTCTATTTAGctttgtttttgttttcgAACTTATTTATctagaaattttttttcaatatcgcCTTTGATATTTATCTGTAGATCAAGTTAGATAATAAGGCAAAACGATTCCAGTAGGCCATCACTAATCACACACAGATATAAATGAACCTGCTTTGGCGTTCTGCATCTAACAAACCTAAAGAAAGGAGGTATAGCAACCACGAGGGAAAAAATGACAGGAAGAATGAAGATAAATCGACCTCCAAAACGGCTTACGTATTCTCTGAGTTCCCAAGAATTATAGAACGACGTTTCGGAGAAAGTTTGGGGTATAGAACACATTTGCTTAATGATTTGATAGCTAACGATCAATTAGGTTTAGGTCCACCGGATCTGGTTCATACTACTCTCTATGACAGATTTCATAAGGAAGAAGTAGGTGAGTATTTTTACATCACTGGTGTCGATGTATCAAGCTGCTCAATGCCTTTAGCATTACTTAGAATGTTGAAACTAGGTCAAGAACAATACCATGAACCAGGTAATGTATCCACTTATTGCTGCACGAATATTTTCAGTAAGCTTGATATAAGAATTAGGTACGAACTCGACAACACGTTCCAAGTTAGCGCGATAGACTGTCATGAGGGGACCACAATAGTTCAACTGACCGATCCAATATGGGAGGAGACGTTTGTAAGCTGTTGTATGAGAAGCTTACTAACAAATACTGatgttgaaagaaaattgcCGGGATTAGTTGAATATCCTTTAGCCATTCAAAGTGCAGGTAATACAAATTCGAAAAGAGTTGTATCAACGCTCTGTAAATTTCTGCCTAGAGCAATAGATTCCGGTTGGGATAGTACCCGTAGTATTCATCCTACAATACTTCAAAACTATTTGATGGAATCTTTGCTTCTTTTCCTATCTATAACGCCAAATCTTGTTGATTTTGCAATAGAGACCTTGAATACTCTGATCAAGACTGATCctttaaataaattatattaCAAGATTGGGATTATTGCTATCCTCGAACAAAGTGGAGAGAAGGATTTAGAATTAATCAAGAGATTACATGAAACCCTTGAACCACTTTTATCTATTTTGGATACTCTAGAACCTCGCgattctaattcattcCAGTTGCTCAATTGCATTTCGATATTGCTAGATCTTCaagcaaaatttttaataagaAGGAATGATTTTGAGTTGGCCTTATCAGTTGCGATTACATCAACCGAGTTATCTTTGGACTCTTTTGAATGCTGGTATTATCTTGCTAAATGTTACATCAATCTCGGAGAATTTGATAAGGCACTAGGTGCTATTAATTCAATGCCAAATTTACCCGCGGTAGataatataaagaagaaaattttgaatgagACTGTATTGTATGATTTCTATAAGAGACCTTTGGGTCGTAGTAGGGAGTTAAATGAACTGGATTCCAGAGAATTCTATAACCTTGGCAGCACGATGAAAAAATGGAGGGAAAGTGACTTGAAGAGTATGGTATTTGGTAGAATTTTGATGACCAATGAATCCGGCAGAGGTCGTATCAAACATATCTGGGATGAAGTCTGTATGGATTTAGGACCTATATATGGGCATCAAGCCTGTAATTTGTTAAACTTTGTGTCATCACAGGAGGTAAAGTCTATTAATGACGTGAATCTGTTAGCCAGAAATACCATTGCAAAGCAATATAGCTGGTTTGAATCGCGGGTTTGTGAGCTGTTGATGAATATAATATCCAAAATTGGATGGAATGAGCTATTACAATTGAGATCGGAGGTCTTTGTAATGGAAAGCGAATATTCGAATGAAAAAACGCTTTCTAGCACTGCTAACAAAGATATACCACTCAATGtgaggaaaaaaagagtttGTGAAAGATGGTTGGATCAACTTTTCCTGGACTTATACGAAGATCTCAAAATAAGTAGTATcaatttagaaaataaagaagaaaagctGAGCGGATTAGAATGGGAACTATTGGGATTAACTTTACTTAGAACGTGGCATTTGCAAGATGCAAAAGCCTGTCTACAGACAAGCATAATGGCAAGATTTGACCCCGTTAGTTGTCAAAAACTCCTAGAACTATTTCTTAGAAAAGATACCGCCGAATTGCACGTTACAGAACTAGATCTCGTTCTCGAATTGGTCGTCCAAAAAATATCGTACGACTGCAGATTTTATGATGCATTCCAAGTAACGAATCTGCAGGTTTTGATCAAACTGTGCAGTCAAACTGGTGTTGATGTGTTGAAAAGCCGAGTCGCCTCCTTATCATTTATCGAGGATGGAGTCATGACAATGATAGATGCATTATTAAACTGGATTTCAACGACtataaaagaataaaaaagacaaactttgaagcaaaataaataaataacaTATAAAAAGCATGAAACATTATCCTCAACCCTGGATATACATGGACCAATTACTCTTCTTCCTTGTCATATGTACTCTTAGCATCCATGACCGTACTAGTCTTTTTTATTGGACCCGGGTAATGAATcattgacaaaattttcattgatcTTCTCAATCAAAGCGAAAAATACAGCATTAAGATTATCGGAAACGGTGTAGctaaaatttgaaattttggtAGGGCATCGATCAGCTTAAAATCTGAATAAAGGTTTTTAACGTCCGCTTCTGATAACTCAGAACAGTTTTAAAGAGGTAATAATATAACATTTTAGACATTTATACTAATCCTTagtatttatattttcctCTCACGGGTTGATTTTAGCTACCTGATCGTATTTGTATTGGAATATCACTAGATATATTTAGTAAGGTGGCCTTcataatattaaaaaaagtcAAAGTTACTTTGTGAAGTTATTTTGGATAACACTTTAAATAGGACAgttttttattgattggtgctattacaaaaaataGTATGTCTGGATCGTTTTGGAAATTTGGACGAGATTACTCATCAGAATCGCAATTCTCAAGGATCCTCAATAGAGCTTTCATAAAGAATGAAGACAAGGAAGGAATAACGGGTGAAATCATTTATGGTGAAACGGAACATAGTTCAAGCGATTCTGACATGGAGCGTGACGATGAAGATAGACCTGACGTGCAATTGCCTGAAGACGAAGAAGGATTCAAGGATTACGTTCCAAATCTAAATGTCCTAAGTGAGTTGTTGGATGATGAAGAGCTATACACAGAACTTATGTGCTCTAATTTTAAGCTTTTAAtgtatttgaaatatccCACAGTTCTGTCAAGACTGATCGATTATGTAATCGTCGACCATACTACTACTCACGAAGGTGAAAATGCGGATGAcagtgatgaagaagatgaagaaatgataACGGATGACCAGCATGTAGATACTATGAGGGAAGGTTCCGATTCCGATATCAGGTCCTCAGATTTGGATGCTGACCCACTTACTGAAACTGAGGATCAGATTGAGGTAAGAAGAGCTCAAATGGCTGCTGAAGTTTTGTCCGCTGACATATGGTCCATTTCATCAGCTATAATTGATAGCCCTGAGTTACTGGAGAAACTTTGGTCAGTGACGAACAACATGGGTGTAATTGCAATCGACATATCAACATATTTCATGAAAATTAACGAGCGACTTTTAGATATGGACATGAACGGCAtgataaaatttattgtatcACAGGATGATTTAgttgataaatttattgcTCACATAGATGATCCACCGctaattgattttctatTGAAAGTTATTTCTACTGATAAACCTGATTCTCCGAACGGAATAATACAAGAGCTTAAATCTCAAGCCttaattccaaaattgatCGACCTTTTATCTCCAGAGAATGACGCATCATTACAATGCGCATCTGCTGATTTCTTAAAAGCTTTAATTGCAATAAGTGGTAACTGCATAGATGAGGTATCATCAGGTATTGGCCCAAATGAACTCACAAGGCAACTAGCATCTACAGAAATAATGGAGCGTGTGGTTATGATTATGCTAAATGGTGGTACTTCTCTAAGTAATGGTGTCGGaattatcattgaattaATTAGAAAGAATAACTCAGATTATGATTTCGTACAGGTTATGTACACAACTTTAGAGACACACCCACCAAACGATAGAGACCCAATATACTTAGGATTTATGCTAAGATTGTTTGCCAAACATATGGCcgatttcaataatatacTCATTGAAACTACACTGCCGATTTTAGAAACTTCATTTGGCAGGGTTGAACCTCTGGGGTTTGAAAGGTTCAAAATCTGTGAGTTGGTCGCTGAATTATTACATTGCTCTAATATGAGCTTACTTAATGAAAGAAGAGGTGAGGCCATTATTCTTGAACGAGATGCAGCTAGGCAGAGGTTGCTTAGCGAAAAAGAAACAGCTTTATCTAATGAATCTTTCAACGAGATACCGGTGCCATCTGAAGGTGAGGATGTTactaataaattgaattctttacAGTTGGAAGGAAGTCAAGCCGGATCACCTGCCGAGACTGGCAGAAACTTTATAGAAGGGGAGGAATTCACTGGAGCAGATGAGGATATATCTGACTCTGACGAAATGGAAAGGAGTTTATGCAATGACCCTGTTGTTGGTGATTTGTTAAAGATCTCACTTCTCAATACTCAGATAATTACTACTATTCTCGAGATgtttttccattttgtATGGAATAACTTTTTACATAATGTCGTATTTGATATTGTGCAACAGATATTCAATGGACCTTTAAAAACAGGTTATAATCGGTTtttactgaaaaatttactgGATGAAGCTGAAATAACAAAGTTGATCATTGAAGGAGAAAAAGAATCTTTGAAGGAAGAACGAGAGAATAATTTAAGATTAGGTTATATGGGTCATTTGACGTTAATCtctgaagaaattgttaaaTTTGCCGCATAcattgatgaaatgaaGATTTCGTTCACAACGTCGACAATCCACAACCGcttgaatgaaaatgaatggAAAGAATATGTGGAAACCACCTTAACAGaaacaagagaaaaataCGATCTTGTACTGGGAGAAACAATAAACGATGGcgatgaagaggaagaagaaaatgagtATGATGATGTTGACTACGGTTTTGAGGAAATGTTTGCCAAGAATTCTCAAGCTGAGGAGgaaggagaagaagaggaagctGATGATGTTAATCACAGCAAGTATGATGTCGGTAATCAAGAGAAGGAAGAAGGTGACGATTTCAATGGATATAGTCACTCACAAATAGATGGATATTATGAATATATCGATAGCAATGGATCAAAAACAATGTTATACAGCTCGACCATTGAATACAATAACGCCGAATCCGAAGCTTACAACGAATATGATGATGGCGATGAAGAAAacgatgaaaattttggtgcGTACATCTCTACACAACCTAGTTCAAGTTTCAAAGATAGCGACAGAAGGCCGAAGAGGCACAGTGAAAATGGTAAGGCCATAGAttctgatgaagacgaagatGACTGGGATTCAGCTCCAGaatcttttttattaaacACAGTACGAAGGAATAATGGTAACGCTTCTGGCGACCTACACGACGTGAAAGTATTTCAGCATCAATTTGCACTAGAAAGccttgaaaatgatgatagAGGTGGGGATTCAGGCGATCAAGAAACGCCAT is part of the Kazachstania africana CBS 2517 chromosome 1, complete genome genome and encodes:
- the PAM16 gene encoding import motor complex subunit PAM16 (similar to Saccharomyces cerevisiae PAM16 (YJL104W); ancestral locus Anc_1.257) encodes the protein MAHRAIVQVIITGAQVFGKAFSEAYRQAAAQSAKQGASQVNRSRNGRSAKDEYGGITLDESCKILNLGSGKPEEYLDLDKINKKFDYLFNINEKDKGGSFYLQSKIYRAAERLKWEVRENEKAKSEASKPPPPPSSSSNSDSTKSERSPP
- the MEF2 gene encoding mitochondrial elongation factor MEF2 (similar to Saccharomyces cerevisiae MEF2 (YJL102W); ancestral locus Anc_1.264) produces the protein MLKLRIFLRPYSNLSKFRNTGIIAHIDAGKTTTTERMLYYAGKTKRMGNVDHGDTVTDFLPQERARGITIQSATTTFNWGKGGCVNLIDTPGHADFSFEVMRSLKVIDGCVTILDAVAAVESQTEKVWKLSKGIPKICFINKMDRVGAGFSRTVKEIITKLQTRVAICNIPLFSNTTQDAGFQGVIDIINDKIIKWESENPDKYAVHDIVQSVDPTLYEEVLNCRTSLIETLGEIDEIFVEHFLEEAEADYMKVSPIEIMQAIRRNTIKNTIVPVLCGASLKNIGIQPLLDAIVSYLPNPTEARLPELNNSAVPITYDEKNGLVFDHNNNICVALAFKVITDTIRGLMVFIRVYSGQLRNGCTVYNTTTQTKFKLGKLAIMNANVPEETDVVSAGQIGVLTGSTIAEKVATGDTIISHNTKKDGVKSFNKNVLSLKINPIRIPPPVFSATVEPKTLGNKDSMDAALSRIVLEDPSLHVSKDMETGETVLSGLGELHLAIAEDKLVNQLGAEVRFGKTTVTFKETLTYPSDVQTISNELGFQFSISIVPLELYRTNKHGLDSSQTDIYLGMDNNYLSILKNNIPINAEKWLFPLPYESFVHSLMASAIACFQRGGRLLNFPLHSCVAIVHDWEIPVDVTKPNEVLNLSRNLMNQILTAIPSSSYTVLEPLMNIKIIAPTKYLGSLIQDLTGARNATILSVQENQDLSAIEGNIKYRNFADEQYLPPDPTMASLNASDQIVDVKIINARAPLRNLMAYNKTLRSITQGTAELSIDYHDMEKVPEEQVQMILSGA
- the CHS6 gene encoding Chs6p (similar to Saccharomyces cerevisiae CHS6 (YJL099W) and BCH2 (YKR027W); ancestral locus Anc_1.267); its protein translation is MNLLWRSASNKPKERRYSNHEGKNDRKNEDKSTSKTAYVFSEFPRIIERRFGESLGYRTHLLNDLIANDQLGLGPPDLVHTTLYDRFHKEEVGEYFYITGVDVSSCSMPLALLRMLKLGQEQYHEPGNVSTYCCTNIFSKLDIRIRYELDNTFQVSAIDCHEGTTIVQLTDPIWEETFVSCCMRSLLTNTDVERKLPGLVEYPLAIQSAGNTNSKRVVSTLCKFLPRAIDSGWDSTRSIHPTILQNYLMESLLLFLSITPNLVDFAIETLNTLIKTDPLNKLYYKIGIIAILEQSGEKDLELIKRLHETLEPLLSILDTLEPRDSNSFQLLNCISILLDLQAKFLIRRNDFELALSVAITSTELSLDSFECWYYLAKCYINLGEFDKALGAINSMPNLPAVDNIKKKILNETVLYDFYKRPLGRSRELNELDSREFYNLGSTMKKWRESDLKSMVFGRILMTNESGRGRIKHIWDEVCMDLGPIYGHQACNLLNFVSSQEVKSINDVNLLARNTIAKQYSWFESRVCELLMNIISKIGWNELLQLRSEVFVMESEYSNEKTLSSTANKDIPLNVRKKRVCERWLDQLFLDLYEDLKISSINLENKEEKLSGLEWELLGLTLLRTWHLQDAKACLQTSIMARFDPVSCQKLLELFLRKDTAELHVTELDLVLELVVQKISYDCRFYDAFQVTNLQVLIKLCSQTGVDVLKSRVASLSFIEDGVMTMIDALLNWISTTIKE
- the SAP185 gene encoding Sap185p (similar to Saccharomyces cerevisiae SAP185 (YJL098W) and SAP190 (YKR028W); ancestral locus Anc_1.268) codes for the protein MSGSFWKFGRDYSSESQFSRILNRAFIKNEDKEGITGEIIYGETEHSSSDSDMERDDEDRPDVQLPEDEEGFKDYVPNLNVLSELLDDEELYTELMCSNFKLLMYLKYPTVLSRLIDYVIVDHTTTHEGENADDSDEEDEEMITDDQHVDTMREGSDSDIRSSDLDADPLTETEDQIEVRRAQMAAEVLSADIWSISSAIIDSPELLEKLWSVTNNMGVIAIDISTYFMKINERLLDMDMNGMIKFIVSQDDLVDKFIAHIDDPPLIDFLLKVISTDKPDSPNGIIQELKSQALIPKLIDLLSPENDASLQCASADFLKALIAISGNCIDEVSSGIGPNELTRQLASTEIMERVVMIMLNGGTSLSNGVGIIIELIRKNNSDYDFVQVMYTTLETHPPNDRDPIYLGFMLRLFAKHMADFNNILIETTLPILETSFGRVEPLGFERFKICELVAELLHCSNMSLLNERRGEAIILERDAARQRLLSEKETALSNESFNEIPVPSEGEDVTNKLNSLQLEGSQAGSPAETGRNFIEGEEFTGADEDISDSDEMERSLCNDPVVGDLLKISLLNTQIITTILEMFFHFVWNNFLHNVVFDIVQQIFNGPLKTGYNRFLLKNLLDEAEITKLIIEGEKESLKEERENNLRLGYMGHLTLISEEIVKFAAYIDEMKISFTTSTIHNRLNENEWKEYVETTLTETREKYDLVLGETINDGDEEEEENEYDDVDYGFEEMFAKNSQAEEEGEEEEADDVNHSKYDVGNQEKEEGDDFNGYSHSQIDGYYEYIDSNGSKTMLYSSTIEYNNAESEAYNEYDDGDEENDENFGAYISTQPSSSFKDSDRRPKRHSENGKAIDSDEDEDDWDSAPESFLLNTVRRNNGNASGDLHDVKVFQHQFALESLENDDRGGDSGDQETPYAHLVYSSNPTSHYAGSKSDEYATILSHKGDDDDGDDDEEEEEEVEEEEEEEEEEEDKMSDNSDDDSSDEERNTVSPKYKLCRTTSKENLSWDDDDDYDDEQLVGRSEGKQTSH